The Methylocella silvestris BL2 DNA segment AAGATGTTGCGGCGCCGCATGCATAGGCAAAGAGGAGGAACGACGTCCCGATGCTCGCGCCATTCAGCGCGGCGCCGGTCAGGATGAGGCCCAGAACTGGGCCAGCGCAGGGCGCCCACAAGAACCCCGTCGCGACTCCGAGAAGGAGCGAGGCGTAAGGCGCGGCGCTGTCGGCCGAAAATCGTGATGAGGATAGACGCGCGCCAAGCGCGACCAGAGGCCGGCTGAGCCATTCCGCGAGCCTTTCGGAGAAAAGCGTCAAAGCGAACAGGACAAACAGCGCCAGAGCCGCGAAGCGCGCATATTGGTTCGTTGCGACCGCCCAGCCGCCGCCGGCCGCGGCAAGCGTGGCGAGGCCGGTAAAGGCGGCGGCCATCCCAAACAGCATAGGCAGAGCGCTCCGCAGAAAGGGCTGGCCGGCGCGCGCGAAAACAAAAGGCAGAACGGGGAGAATGCAGGGACTGAGGATGGTGAGAACGCCCGCCAGATAGGCCGCAATCAGAAGTGTCACGGTAGAATCTCCCGGGCTAGTATGATGCTTCCACAGCCACGCAGACGGCCGGCTCAGGGCGAGCGCCCATGGCGGCGCAAATGCTTTGCGGGCGAAGCCGTCAGCCTCATTCGGTTGCTCGTCCAATGCTTCGCGGAAGAGAGGGAGGCTGTTACAGGGAGGAGCAGCCGATTTGGTCACGTCGGCGTGATCGCGGTCCCTTCCGGCCGCGGCGAGCGACGTGCAATCAGGGCTATCGCGCCCATATAGGCTTGAAAGATGGGAGTCCGGATTGCCGATGCTCAATGTTCAGATGGATCTGTTCGAGCGTTCCCTTCTTCCCGGCCTGAGGCTCGGCGAGAACATCATCTCGGCCGCGGCAGAGCAGACTTTGATCAGCGCCATCGATGCAGCGCGCCTATCGCCGTTCCGCTTCCAGGGCTGGCTTGGCAAGCGCGTGACCGCCTCGTTCGGCTGGCGCTATGACTTCGAGACCGCCAGCTTCGGGCCGGCCGAACCGATTCCAGAGTTTCTGCTGCCCCTGCGCGAAAGCGCCGCCGGTTTTGCCGGCCTGCCAACTGGCGCGCTGGCTCAGGCTCTGCTGATCCGCTACGATCCCGGCGCTGGCATCGGCTGGCATCGCGACCGGCCGCTGTTCGAACATGTCATCGGCATATCTCTTGGCGCGCCCGCTGTGCTGCGGTTTCGGCGCCGGACGGCCGCCGGGTTCGATCGGGCGAACGCGCCGCTGGCTCCGCGCTCGATCTATCACCTCAGCGGCGACGCGCGGCATTTATGGGAGCATAGCATCGCCCAGGTAGACGTCGCGCGCTGGTCGATCACCTTCCGCAGCCTTTCGGAAAAGGGGCTGGTCGAAGCGAAGAGAGTCGGCGGCGAGCGGCGATGAAGGATAGCGTGGATCAGACTGGCGTTTCGCCTGCAAGCCATCGAGATGGGGTTTCGCCGGTGGCCGAAGCGAAGCCGCCGCACCACATGAGCGATGAACCTCCATTTCCGCAGAAGGAGTGACATATGACAACGCAAACCGAACGGGCCGTTCTTGCCGGCGGCTGTTTCTGGGGCATGCAGGATCTCATACGCCGCTATCCCGGCGTGATCTCGACCCGAGTCGGCTATACCGGCGGCGATGTGCCCAACGCGACCTACCGCAACCACGGAACCCATGCCGAGGCGATCGAGATTATCTTCGATCCCGAAAAGATCAGTTATCGGACGCTTCTCGAGTTCTTTTTCCAGATCCACGATCCGACGACCCGGAACCGTCAGGGCAATGATGTGGGGCTAAGCTATCGTTCGGCCATTTATTACACCAGCGAGGAGCAGAAGCGGGTCGCCGCCGACGCTATCGCCGATGTTGACGCGTCAGGTCTCTGGCCGGGCCGCGTCGTGACGGAAGTCGCGCCGGCCGGCGATTTCTGGGAGGCCGAGCCGGAGCATCAGGATTATCTGGAGCGGTATCCGGCCGGATACACCTGTCACTTCATCCGCCCTGGCTGGAAACTTCCCGTCCGGGCGGAAGCGCATAAGCAGTCTGGCGCGGCATAGCCCGCGTCGAGCTGATCGCGCGCTAGCGCGAGACCTGACGCTCGGCCGGAGGCGGGCTGCGGCGGGACAGCTATTTTAAAGAAGTTTGAGGAGATGAAAGACAAAACTGCCACCTCGTCGAGCAATGGTTCGTTCTCGCGGGCGATTGCGCCGCCCGAAGACGTGAAGGCCGATCAGGTCAAAGCGCCATGGAGCAGGGCGCCTCAAGATTGTCATTCCGACGCCAGAGAAGCGAGCCGCCACGAAGATTGAAATTAAGACTTCGGCGTAAGTCGGCAGGCGCGGCACATGCGCAGATCTTGTGGACGCTCCAACACGCCATCCTCAATGAGAACCAGCAAAAGGCGATGGCTCAGGCGTAAGGCGTGCCCGCCATCGCGGCATTCAGGCCGATGGCTCCCTTATCGACAAGAGCGAGGAAGGCGGCTTCCGCTTGCCCTGTATCTTGCGTCTTTCGAAAGGTCCGGTGAGCTTGGATGAAGGCCACAGTCCAGGTCGCCAGGAGCAGGCCGGCCGCGAGATGGGCGTCGGGATCGGTCTGGTCTCGCCCGACGCATTCGGCGAGCGCTGCCGCTACGACGTTCGCGAGCTCGTCCCGTATCGCCCTGGCCCGAGCCTTGAGGGTTTCGCTGCCCTCGACCGTGTGGATGAAACCTTGGCTCCGAGCAGAAAATTCGACGGCCGGACTCTGTTCCGCGATCAGCCGATGCGCGAGCAGACGGAACGCTTCGATCGGAGCGACGCTGGGATCACGCTGCCGTAGGGCTCTGCGCAGCATCTCGCGGCCCTCTTCATCGCGATCAAAGAACATGTCCTCCTTGCGCGGGAAGTGGTTGAACACCGTCATCCGCCCGACGTCGGCGGCGTCCGCGATCTCATCCACAGTCACTTGATCGAAGCCGCGCTCAATGAAGAGGCGCGTGGCGGCGTCGGAGATGCCTTGTCGCGTGGCGAGGCGCTTACGGGATCGGCGGTCGGACGGCATTGACATGTAGCCCATGATAACACGCATTATGTACTGAGTACATATTTTCATTGACAGGCACCCATTGGCAGCGCATTGAATGTACTCAGTACATATTTATGCGGTCACGGCGATATGGTGGCTGTCGAAGCCGGACCGGTCGGACGCCTGACCGCCATCGAGCTGACTTTGGGCAGCGTGCACGTCCTCAACCCGAAGCGTCTGGCGCACGGACACCGCACAGCTCGCGTCGAAAGTGAGGAACAGGATGAAAGCAGCGCAATTCAGCCGGTTCGGAGGTCCCGAAGTCCTGGAGATCGTGGATCTTCCCGATCCGCATCCCGGTCCCGGACAGATCCGGATCATCGTGCGGGCGGCGGGCATCAATGCGACCGAGTGGAAGCTGCGCAGGGGCCTGTTGAGCTTCGGCGCGGGGCTGCCGCAGACGACGGGTCGCGACGTCGCT contains these protein-coding regions:
- a CDS encoding alpha-ketoglutarate-dependent dioxygenase AlkB, which gives rise to MLNVQMDLFERSLLPGLRLGENIISAAAEQTLISAIDAARLSPFRFQGWLGKRVTASFGWRYDFETASFGPAEPIPEFLLPLRESAAGFAGLPTGALAQALLIRYDPGAGIGWHRDRPLFEHVIGISLGAPAVLRFRRRTAAGFDRANAPLAPRSIYHLSGDARHLWEHSIAQVDVARWSITFRSLSEKGLVEAKRVGGERR
- the msrA gene encoding peptide-methionine (S)-S-oxide reductase MsrA, with the protein product MTTQTERAVLAGGCFWGMQDLIRRYPGVISTRVGYTGGDVPNATYRNHGTHAEAIEIIFDPEKISYRTLLEFFFQIHDPTTRNRQGNDVGLSYRSAIYYTSEEQKRVAADAIADVDASGLWPGRVVTEVAPAGDFWEAEPEHQDYLERYPAGYTCHFIRPGWKLPVRAEAHKQSGAA
- a CDS encoding TetR/AcrR family transcriptional regulator; this translates as MSMPSDRRSRKRLATRQGISDAATRLFIERGFDQVTVDEIADAADVGRMTVFNHFPRKEDMFFDRDEEGREMLRRALRQRDPSVAPIEAFRLLAHRLIAEQSPAVEFSARSQGFIHTVEGSETLKARARAIRDELANVVAAALAECVGRDQTDPDAHLAAGLLLATWTVAFIQAHRTFRKTQDTGQAEAAFLALVDKGAIGLNAAMAGTPYA